One Kitasatospora sp. MAP12-44 DNA segment encodes these proteins:
- a CDS encoding bifunctional DNA primase/polymerase, with product MDNLFGDLRFGSRRRTRATACQAAAEYAGHWGWTVALGTAPRGAGTTRCTCARPHCAAPGLHQGRGATPRELPPGAAAHEVRALWGAGAEATVLLPAGRAFDVLDVPEPAGLRALVRLERMGTQVGPVLAVPTGRLLFFVTRGTAPLLPDLLYRMGWDDAALDLVCHGEGSYVAAPPTVLGTLGPVRWLRRPCRESATRPPEARLLLGTLAYACHRGRERVAAEPA from the coding sequence ATGGACAACCTGTTCGGCGATCTGCGGTTCGGCTCACGCCGCCGTACCCGCGCCACCGCGTGCCAGGCGGCAGCGGAGTATGCCGGGCACTGGGGCTGGACGGTGGCCCTGGGCACCGCCCCCCGCGGCGCCGGCACCACCCGCTGCACCTGCGCCCGCCCGCACTGCGCGGCGCCCGGACTCCACCAGGGCCGCGGTGCGACACCCCGCGAACTGCCCCCCGGCGCCGCCGCACACGAGGTGCGGGCGCTGTGGGGCGCCGGCGCCGAGGCCACCGTGCTGCTCCCGGCCGGCCGCGCCTTCGACGTCCTGGACGTCCCGGAGCCGGCGGGCCTGCGGGCGCTGGTCCGGCTGGAGCGGATGGGCACCCAGGTCGGGCCGGTGCTGGCCGTACCGACCGGCCGGCTGCTCTTCTTCGTCACCCGCGGCACCGCCCCGCTGCTGCCCGACCTGCTCTACCGGATGGGCTGGGACGACGCCGCGCTCGACCTGGTCTGCCACGGCGAGGGCAGCTACGTGGCCGCGCCGCCCACCGTGCTCGGCACCCTCGGCCCGGTCCGCTGGCTGCGCCGGCCGTGCCGGGAGAGCGCCACCCGGCCACCCGAGGCCCGGCTGCTGCTCGGCACCCTTGCCTACGCCTGCCACCGCGGGCGCGAGCGGGTGGCGGCCGAGCCCGCTTAG
- a CDS encoding ammonium transporter, translated as MPDGFSAGDTAFVLISAALVMLMTPGLAFFYGGMVRVKSVLNMLVMSFIALGIVTVLWVLYGYSLSFGTDAFHGLIGNLDHVGMRGIGMNDLVGSIPVTAFSAFQLMFAVITPALISGAIADRARFAAWGLFVALWVTIVYFPVAHWVFFFDNGHGGWLGDRNGVIDFAGGTAVHINAGMAGLALCLVLGKRVGFKKDPMRPHSLPLVMLGSGLLWFGWFGFNAGSALAANGLAGMAFMNTQIATGAAMLGWLAFERIKHGAFTSLGAASGAVAGLVAITPACGSVSMLGALAIGLIAGAICAAAISLKYRLGFDDSLDVVGVHAIGGAIGSLLIGFFATGHVGQTARGLFYGGGLGQLGKQAMGVAVVAVYSFVISWLLGQAIHKTIGFRVAEDVEVAGIDQVEHAESAYDFSTVGASLSRALSSHSTATIAPKTEVDA; from the coding sequence ATGCCGGACGGCTTCAGCGCAGGCGATACCGCCTTTGTGCTCATCAGTGCGGCCCTGGTCATGTTGATGACCCCGGGCCTGGCCTTCTTCTACGGCGGCATGGTCAGGGTCAAGAGCGTCCTCAACATGCTGGTCATGAGCTTTATCGCGCTCGGCATCGTGACGGTGCTCTGGGTGCTCTACGGCTACAGCCTCAGCTTCGGCACCGACGCCTTCCACGGCCTGATCGGCAACCTCGACCACGTCGGGATGCGCGGGATCGGGATGAACGACCTGGTCGGCTCCATCCCGGTGACCGCCTTCTCCGCCTTCCAGCTGATGTTCGCGGTGATCACCCCGGCGCTGATCAGCGGTGCCATCGCGGACCGCGCCCGCTTCGCCGCCTGGGGCCTGTTCGTGGCGCTCTGGGTGACCATCGTCTACTTCCCGGTCGCGCACTGGGTGTTCTTCTTCGACAACGGCCACGGCGGCTGGCTCGGCGACCGCAACGGCGTGATCGACTTCGCCGGCGGCACGGCCGTGCACATCAACGCCGGCATGGCGGGCCTCGCGCTCTGCCTGGTGCTCGGCAAGCGGGTCGGCTTCAAGAAGGACCCGATGCGCCCGCACAGCCTCCCGCTGGTGATGCTCGGCTCCGGGCTGCTCTGGTTCGGCTGGTTCGGCTTCAACGCCGGCTCGGCGCTGGCCGCCAACGGCCTGGCCGGGATGGCCTTCATGAACACCCAGATCGCCACCGGCGCCGCGATGCTCGGCTGGCTGGCCTTCGAGCGGATCAAGCACGGCGCCTTCACCTCGCTGGGCGCCGCCTCCGGCGCGGTGGCCGGCCTGGTCGCCATCACCCCCGCCTGCGGCTCGGTCAGCATGCTGGGCGCGCTCGCCATCGGCCTGATCGCCGGCGCGATCTGCGCCGCGGCGATCAGCCTCAAGTACCGCCTCGGCTTCGACGACTCGCTCGACGTGGTGGGCGTGCACGCGATCGGCGGCGCGATCGGCTCGCTGCTGATCGGCTTCTTCGCCACCGGCCACGTCGGCCAGACCGCCCGGGGTCTCTTCTACGGCGGCGGGCTCGGCCAGCTCGGCAAGCAGGCGATGGGCGTGGCCGTGGTCGCGGTCTACTCCTTCGTGATCTCCTGGTTGCTCGGCCAGGCGATCCACAAGACCATCGGGTTCCGGGTCGCCGAGGACGTCGAGGTGGCCGGCATCGACCAGGTCGAACACGCCGAGTCGGCGTACGACTTCAGCACGGTCGGTGCCAGCCTGAGCCGCGCCCTGTCGAGCCACTCCACCGCCACCATCGCACCCAAGACCGAGGTCGACGCCTGA
- the ftsY gene encoding signal recognition particle-docking protein FtsY, whose translation MEYVILAVVIAVVAIGAVAGLVVSGRRRKELPPKSAAATLAPPTPSEPQVGDEAAPPRQEPIQTVEEVQLPAEVAPEVAEATVEEAAQPPALEIPEPTAGRLVRLRSRLSRSQNSLGKGLLTLLSRERLDEDTWEEIEETLLVADVGVKPTQELVERLRTRVKVLGTRTPAELRALLHEELVALIGADADRSLKTAKHEDGRPAVLLVVGVNGVGKTTTSGKLGRVLVADGRSVVLGAADTFRAAAADQLQTWGERVGARTVRGPEGGDPASVAFDAVKEGIAEGADTVLIDTAGRLHTKTGLMDELGKVKRVVEKHGPVDEVLLVLDATTGQNGLVQARVFAEVVDITGIVLTKLDGTAKGGIVVAVQRELGVPVKLIGLGEGADDLAPFEPAAFVDALIGD comes from the coding sequence TTGGAATACGTGATCCTTGCCGTAGTCATCGCCGTGGTCGCCATTGGTGCGGTCGCAGGCCTCGTCGTCAGCGGCAGACGACGTAAGGAACTTCCCCCGAAGTCGGCGGCCGCGACCCTCGCGCCGCCGACCCCGAGCGAGCCCCAGGTCGGTGACGAGGCAGCGCCGCCGCGCCAGGAGCCGATCCAGACCGTCGAGGAGGTGCAGCTCCCCGCCGAGGTGGCCCCCGAGGTGGCCGAGGCGACGGTCGAGGAGGCTGCCCAGCCTCCCGCCCTCGAAATCCCCGAGCCCACCGCCGGCCGGCTGGTCCGGCTGCGCTCGCGGCTCTCGCGCTCGCAGAACTCGCTGGGCAAGGGGCTGCTCACGCTGCTCTCCCGCGAGCGCCTCGACGAGGACACCTGGGAGGAGATCGAGGAGACCCTGCTGGTCGCCGACGTCGGCGTGAAGCCCACCCAGGAGCTGGTCGAGCGGCTGCGCACCCGGGTCAAGGTGCTCGGCACCCGCACCCCGGCCGAGCTGCGCGCCCTGCTGCACGAGGAGCTGGTGGCCCTCATCGGCGCCGACGCCGACCGCTCGCTGAAGACCGCCAAGCACGAGGACGGCCGCCCGGCCGTGCTGCTGGTGGTCGGCGTCAACGGCGTCGGCAAGACCACCACCTCGGGCAAGCTCGGCCGGGTCCTGGTGGCCGACGGCCGCTCGGTGGTGCTCGGCGCGGCCGACACCTTCCGGGCCGCCGCCGCCGACCAGCTGCAGACCTGGGGCGAGCGGGTCGGTGCGCGCACCGTGCGTGGGCCCGAGGGCGGCGACCCGGCCTCGGTCGCGTTCGACGCGGTCAAGGAGGGCATCGCGGAGGGCGCCGACACCGTCCTGATCGACACCGCGGGCCGGCTGCACACCAAGACCGGCCTGATGGACGAGCTGGGCAAGGTCAAGCGGGTCGTCGAGAAGCACGGCCCGGTGGACGAGGTGCTGCTGGTGCTGGACGCCACCACCGGTCAGAACGGCCTGGTGCAGGCCCGGGTGTTCGCCGAGGTGGTGGACATCACCGGCATCGTGCTGACCAAGCTGGACGGCACGGCCAAGGGCGGCATCGTGGTCGCGGTCCAGCGCGAGCTGGGTGTCCCGGTCAAGCTGATCGGGCTCGGCGAGGGCGCCGACGACCTGGCGCCGTTCGAGCCGGCGGCGTTCGTGGACGCGCTGATCGGGGACTGA
- a CDS encoding P-II family nitrogen regulator, which produces MKLITAVIKPHRLDAVKEALQAFGVDGLTVTEASGYGRQRGHTEVYRGAEYTVDLVPKARIEVLVEDADAEQLIEVLVKAARTGKIGDGKVWSVPVDTAVRVRTGERGPDAL; this is translated from the coding sequence ATGAAGCTCATCACCGCCGTGATCAAGCCCCACCGACTGGACGCGGTGAAGGAGGCCCTGCAGGCCTTCGGGGTGGACGGACTGACCGTCACCGAGGCCAGCGGCTACGGCCGCCAGCGCGGGCACACCGAGGTCTACCGGGGCGCCGAGTACACCGTCGACCTGGTCCCCAAGGCCCGGATAGAGGTCCTGGTCGAGGACGCCGACGCCGAGCAGCTGATCGAGGTCCTGGTGAAGGCCGCCCGGACCGGCAAGATCGGCGACGGCAAGGTCTGGAGCGTCCCGGTCGACACCGCCGTCCGAGTCCGGACCGGCGAGCGCGGCCCCGACGCCCTGTAG